One Anaerolineae bacterium genomic window carries:
- a CDS encoding sigma-70 family RNA polymerase sigma factor has product MLSDIQLLTQLQAGDDASFEALFRRYYHRVYNILYRLLGNRDDAEDAAQQVFLKLYHSPRHIRRQGHELNLAGWLYRVAVNTGYNSLRRRRRRQDWQERFGRWGLFEPSAPDPADIAAGHEERARVRRVLAQMDPRQAKLLLLRHSGLSYQELAVALNLAPGSIGSLLTRAERAFAKKYRLAYPPQDEE; this is encoded by the coding sequence ATGCTGTCCGATATCCAATTACTAACGCAGTTGCAGGCCGGCGACGACGCCTCGTTTGAGGCGCTGTTCCGGCGTTATTATCACCGGGTTTACAACATTCTTTACCGTTTGTTGGGAAACCGGGATGATGCCGAGGATGCGGCCCAGCAAGTCTTTCTAAAACTGTATCATTCGCCGCGCCATATCCGCCGGCAAGGCCACGAGCTTAACCTGGCCGGTTGGCTTTACCGGGTGGCGGTCAACACCGGCTACAACAGCCTGCGCCGCCGGCGTCGCCGGCAAGATTGGCAGGAAAGATTTGGCCGGTGGGGGCTGTTTGAGCCGTCGGCCCCGGACCCGGCAGATATTGCCGCCGGCCACGAGGAGCGGGCCAGGGTGCGGCGGGTGTTGGCCCAGATGGACCCCCGCCAGGCCAAGCTCCTGCTGTTACGGCACAGCGGCTTGTCTTATCAAGAATTGGCCGTTGCTTTGAACCTGGCGCCAGGCTCCATTGGCTCTTTGCTCACCCGTGCCGAACGCGCTTTTGCCAAAAAGTACCGGCTGGCCTATCCCCCCCAAGATGAGGAGTGA
- a CDS encoding metal-sensitive transcriptional regulator, translating into MENKLPPDLRNNLSRRLQRLEGQVRGVRRMLDEERECQDILTQLAAIRGATQQISLLLVENYALHCVTDATKDRASANEAITKLVSTLGKLA; encoded by the coding sequence ATGGAAAATAAGCTTCCGCCTGATTTACGCAATAATCTTTCTCGACGGTTGCAGCGGTTGGAAGGCCAGGTGCGGGGCGTGCGCCGCATGCTGGATGAAGAGCGCGAATGCCAGGATATTTTAACCCAACTGGCCGCCATCCGCGGCGCAACGCAGCAGATTTCGCTGCTGCTGGTTGAAAATTACGCCCTGCATTGCGTTACCGACGCGACCAAAGACCGCGCGTCGGCCAACGAGGCCATTACCAAGTTGGTCAGCACGTTGGGCAAACTGGCTTGA
- the trxA gene encoding thioredoxin → MTKPIHVTDAEFEEKVLKSATPVVVDFWAPWCGPCQMVAPVLDELAKEYGDQLVIAKVNTDENVQYAIQYGVQGIPTMLFVKDGQLFDRVVGAMPKPAIQQRIEAMLEVVPN, encoded by the coding sequence ATGACAAAACCTATTCACGTTACCGATGCCGAATTTGAAGAGAAAGTATTAAAATCAGCCACGCCGGTGGTAGTTGACTTTTGGGCGCCATGGTGCGGCCCCTGCCAGATGGTGGCCCCTGTTTTAGATGAGTTAGCCAAAGAATATGGCGATCAACTGGTTATTGCCAAAGTGAACACCGACGAAAACGTCCAGTATGCCATTCAGTATGGGGTGCAAGGCATCCCGACCATGCTGTTTGTGAAAGATGGCCAATTGTTTGACCGCGTGGTGGGGGCCATGCCCAAGCCGGCCATTCAACAGCGCATCGAGGCCATGTTGGAGGTTGTGCCCAACTAA
- a CDS encoding zinc ribbon domain-containing protein → MPIYEYICQDCGEKYEKLVRSLKAKVELTCPQCGSQHAKKVISVFGAAIGAGSGASSAGSKVSAPAAACGPVG, encoded by the coding sequence ATGCCCATTTACGAGTATATTTGCCAGGATTGTGGCGAGAAGTATGAAAAGTTGGTTCGCTCGCTGAAGGCCAAAGTTGAGTTGACCTGCCCCCAGTGTGGCAGCCAGCATGCCAAAAAAGTAATTTCTGTTTTTGGGGCGGCCATTGGCGCGGGTTCCGGCGCAAGCAGCGCCGGCAGCAAGGTTAGCGCGCCGGCGGCAGCCTGCGGGCCGGTGGGTTGA
- a CDS encoding L,D-transpeptidase family protein — translation MSDEVAIQKKLQLGIEAARAGQKNIAQVHLTAVLQLDPHNVPAMFWLAYVIPTPEESLRLLERVLELDPNNERAQAGVHWARQRLNLEAAAPAAQSQPGFQAQTQSQPVTPAETPTQPSPSVETSAQSTEPGEETESQPTPDDLESLRKKLLANDTQEQAKKGALAHRARRTIDPISTILLISSTFLGVVALGLGALIMVPTDTLAAWLPRPTPAITQEPAAPAMAEVPAMAEVPAPTAVRRNFVSDGDTLAAPKMAQSETVTLDPQTPPPPAEPESSAAVVPPVPLAEAPPAVIAPPVLIGPTPASFANRVELPVPVDPPATSLDKVELPIPVDPLLSQSVDTRQLAHQPAYPGEKWIEVNVTTQQVIAWEGDAPVLTFPTSTGLAYTPTVLGEFHIYWKLVSTLMTGPGYYLPEVPYTMYFYKGYALHGTYWHSNFGQPMSHGCVNLETGDAQTLFEWAGPVLPPGQTQITATADNPGTLVVVRE, via the coding sequence ATGAGCGACGAAGTAGCTATTCAAAAGAAATTACAACTGGGGATTGAGGCGGCCCGGGCCGGGCAAAAGAATATTGCCCAGGTTCACCTAACAGCCGTACTTCAGTTAGACCCGCACAATGTGCCGGCCATGTTCTGGCTGGCTTATGTAATTCCCACGCCGGAAGAAAGTTTGCGTTTGCTTGAGCGGGTGCTGGAACTGGACCCCAACAATGAGCGCGCCCAAGCGGGGGTTCATTGGGCCAGGCAACGTTTGAACCTGGAAGCAGCCGCCCCGGCGGCCCAATCCCAACCTGGTTTCCAGGCCCAAACCCAATCTCAACCTGTTACCCCGGCAGAAACACCCACCCAACCGTCACCCTCTGTCGAAACATCGGCCCAATCAACCGAACCAGGAGAGGAAACCGAGTCCCAACCTACCCCGGACGACCTCGAGTCGCTGCGCAAAAAATTGCTGGCCAATGATACCCAGGAGCAGGCCAAAAAAGGGGCGTTGGCCCACCGCGCTCGCCGCACCATTGACCCCATTTCCACCATTTTGTTGATATCCAGCACTTTTTTGGGCGTGGTGGCGCTGGGTTTGGGCGCCCTGATTATGGTGCCAACCGATACGCTGGCCGCCTGGCTGCCCCGGCCCACCCCGGCCATAACTCAAGAACCTGCTGCGCCGGCAATGGCGGAAGTTCCCGCAATGGCGGAAGTTCCCGCGCCAACGGCTGTTCGCCGCAATTTTGTTTCGGATGGCGATACCCTGGCCGCGCCAAAAATGGCCCAGTCTGAAACTGTCACCCTTGATCCTCAAACACCGCCGCCACCAGCCGAACCGGAATCTTCAGCCGCCGTTGTTCCGCCGGTTCCCCTGGCAGAAGCCCCGCCCGCCGTCATTGCGCCGCCCGTGCTGATCGGCCCCACCCCCGCTTCGTTTGCCAACAGGGTGGAGTTGCCGGTTCCGGTTGACCCCCCGGCCACATCTTTAGATAAAGTTGAACTGCCCATTCCGGTTGACCCCCTTTTGTCGCAGTCTGTTGATACCCGGCAGTTGGCCCATCAGCCTGCTTACCCCGGCGAAAAGTGGATCGAGGTCAATGTGACCACCCAGCAAGTGATTGCCTGGGAAGGCGATGCGCCGGTGTTAACCTTCCCCACCTCCACCGGCCTGGCCTATACCCCCACGGTGTTGGGCGAATTCCACATTTATTGGAAATTGGTGTCTACGCTCATGACCGGCCCCGGTTATTATCTACCTGAAGTGCCCTATACGATGTATTTTTACAAAGGCTATGCCTTACACGGCACTTATTGGCACAGCAATTTTGGCCAACCGATGAGCCACGGCTGCGTGAACCTGGAAACCGGCGACGCCCAAACCCTCTTTGAGTGGGCCGGCCCCGTGCTGCCCCCCGGCCAAACCCAGATTACTGCCACCGCCGATAACCCCGGCACGCTGGTGGTGGTGCGCGAATAA
- the tdh gene encoding L-threonine 3-dehydrogenase yields the protein MQALVKKHARPGLWLDEVPVPDYGINDVLIKVHKTSICGTDVHIWNWDAWAEKTIPVPMVVGHEFVGTVAAMGGNVHDLEIGEIVSGEGHIVCGRCRNCLAGRRHLCNATRGVGVNRPGAFAEYLRIPVTNIWHADPNIPLDILSIFDPFGNATHTTLSFPVLGEDVLITGAGPIGIMATAIAKHAGARYVVTTDMNPYRLELAKKMGATVALNIKEKSIAAVQKELGMKEGFDVGLEMSGSGAALKDMLANMCHGGKIALLGIPTQELAIDWNTVIFNMLTIKGIYGREMYETWYLMQSMIQTGLDISPVITHKFHYTEFEQAFEVMRSGNSGKVIMNWVDE from the coding sequence ATGCAAGCGTTGGTTAAAAAACATGCCAGGCCCGGGCTGTGGCTGGACGAAGTGCCGGTGCCCGACTATGGGATCAATGATGTGCTGATTAAGGTCCACAAAACGTCCATTTGCGGCACCGACGTGCATATTTGGAATTGGGACGCCTGGGCGGAAAAAACCATCCCCGTGCCGATGGTGGTCGGGCACGAGTTTGTAGGCACGGTGGCCGCTATGGGCGGCAACGTGCACGATCTTGAAATTGGGGAGATCGTATCGGGGGAGGGGCACATTGTTTGCGGGCGATGCCGCAATTGCCTGGCCGGCCGCCGCCATCTGTGCAACGCCACCAGGGGGGTGGGGGTCAACCGGCCCGGCGCGTTTGCCGAATATCTGCGTATCCCGGTCACCAACATCTGGCACGCCGACCCCAACATCCCGCTGGATATTTTGAGCATCTTTGACCCCTTTGGCAACGCTACCCACACTACTCTGTCGTTCCCGGTTTTGGGCGAAGATGTGCTTATTACGGGCGCCGGCCCCATTGGCATTATGGCTACGGCCATTGCCAAACACGCGGGCGCCCGTTACGTTGTAACCACCGACATGAATCCCTACCGCCTGGAACTGGCCAAAAAGATGGGGGCTACCGTGGCCCTGAACATCAAAGAAAAAAGCATTGCCGCGGTGCAAAAGGAACTGGGCATGAAAGAGGGCTTTGACGTGGGCCTGGAGATGTCGGGCAGCGGCGCGGCGCTCAAAGATATGCTCGCCAATATGTGTCACGGCGGCAAAATTGCCCTACTGGGTATCCCCACCCAGGAATTGGCCATAGATTGGAACACGGTCATTTTTAATATGCTCACCATCAAGGGCATTTATGGCCGCGAAATGTACGAAACCTGGTACTTGATGCAATCAATGATCCAAACCGGCCTGGACATCAGCCCGGTGATCACCCATAAATTTCACTATACCGAATTTGAACAGGCCTTTGAGGTGATGCGCTCCGGTAATTCGGGCAAGGTGATTATGAATTGGGTGGATGAATAA
- a CDS encoding HAD family phosphatase, producing MPYEAILFDMDGVIIDTQQSVTTFWQHFAQVHGVRLTPADFEQHIYGCPGKHTLDVFFPHLPAQERQAVFDRMADYEKNLTYQAMAGALTFLRTLKQNHIPTALVTSGAQWKVDEVSRQLKLDGLFSVYVTVENVQRGKPHPDCYLQAAKFLQKKPERCIVFEDALSGVQAAVAAGALCIGVQNSNLGENLWQAGAYYVVPNLDAVDLLIPQDKVEGLRYLQLGSEGICLSLQSKKI from the coding sequence ATGCCCTACGAAGCCATTTTATTTGACATGGATGGGGTGATTATTGACACCCAACAATCCGTTACCACCTTCTGGCAACACTTTGCCCAGGTTCACGGCGTGCGGCTCACCCCCGCCGACTTTGAGCAACATATCTACGGTTGTCCCGGCAAGCACACCCTTGACGTGTTTTTTCCCCACTTGCCGGCCCAAGAAAGGCAAGCCGTATTTGACCGGATGGCGGATTACGAAAAGAACCTAACCTACCAAGCCATGGCCGGTGCGCTAACATTTTTACGGACGCTCAAACAAAACCATATCCCTACCGCCCTGGTGACCAGCGGCGCGCAGTGGAAAGTAGACGAGGTTTCCCGCCAGCTTAAGCTCGACGGTTTGTTTTCTGTTTACGTGACCGTAGAAAACGTTCAACGGGGCAAACCCCACCCCGACTGTTATCTGCAAGCGGCCAAATTTTTACAGAAAAAACCGGAGCGGTGTATTGTGTTTGAAGATGCGCTAAGCGGAGTGCAGGCGGCGGTGGCTGCCGGCGCCCTGTGTATTGGGGTGCAAAATTCCAATTTGGGTGAGAATTTATGGCAGGCGGGCGCTTATTACGTAGTGCCCAATTTGGACGCCGTTGACTTACTTATTCCTCAAGATAAGGTGGAGGGTTTACGCTATTTGCAGTTAGGGTCAGAAGGAATTTGTTTATCATTGCAGAGTAAAAAAATTTAG